From Lolium perenne isolate Kyuss_39 chromosome 5, Kyuss_2.0, whole genome shotgun sequence, a single genomic window includes:
- the LOC127302673 gene encoding uncharacterized protein isoform X4: MDGQPSAPQRPSAASLATATGGMEMKATCRATGGYHGSVKKALVQLQAKSKIALWQSTLYEYHESLEEVSVFFVLVCVQLWLFWFFMVKYLMFYVHGGRQLYSYTRQNEILELQGYKIPLDLQSLY, encoded by the exons ATGGACGGACAACCAAGCGCACCTCAGCGACCGTCGGCCGCATCCCTTGCTACCGCCACCGGAGGGATGGAGATGAAGGCGACCTGCCGAG CCACCGGAGGGTATCACGGATCTGTGAAGAAAGCTTTGGTGCAG TTGCAGGCGAAATCTAAAATTGCTCTTTGGCAGTCAACTCTATATGAGTATCATGAATCACTCGAAGAGGTTTCTGTTTTCTTT gttcttgTATGTGTTCAGCTGTGGCTTTTTTGGTTCTTTAT GGTCAAATATCTGATGTTCTATGTTCATGGTGGAAGACAGCTCTACTCATATACTAGACAGAATGAGATTCTTGAGTTACAG GGATATAAAATTCCGTTGGACCTGCAGAGTCTGTATTGA
- the LOC127302673 gene encoding uncharacterized protein isoform X7, which produces MDGQPSAPQRPSAASLATATGGMEMKATCRATGGYHGSVKKALVQLQAKSKIALWQSTLYEYHESLEEVSVFFVLVCVQLWLFWFFMVKYLMFYVHGGRQLYSYTRQNEILELQEGI; this is translated from the exons ATGGACGGACAACCAAGCGCACCTCAGCGACCGTCGGCCGCATCCCTTGCTACCGCCACCGGAGGGATGGAGATGAAGGCGACCTGCCGAG CCACCGGAGGGTATCACGGATCTGTGAAGAAAGCTTTGGTGCAG TTGCAGGCGAAATCTAAAATTGCTCTTTGGCAGTCAACTCTATATGAGTATCATGAATCACTCGAAGAGGTTTCTGTTTTCTTT gttcttgTATGTGTTCAGCTGTGGCTTTTTTGGTTCTTTAT GGTCAAATATCTGATGTTCTATGTTCATGGTGGAAGACAGCTCTACTCATATACTAGACAGAATGAGATTCTTGAGTTACAG GAAGGGATATAA
- the LOC127302673 gene encoding uncharacterized protein isoform X6 — translation MGWPLRSCSRRSDAGTAAAAAGQRGDDGRTTKRTSATVGRIPCYRHRRDGDEGDLPRYAADSCLDLDGLCWTAGLLCLFGVTDDADHRGRGLPSSASSLKGTCSHRRVSRICEESFGAVAGEI, via the exons ATGGGATGGCCGCTGAGAAGCTGCAGTCGGCGGTCAGACGCGGGGACGGCGGCTGCAGCCGCCGGTCAGCGCGGGGACGATGGACGGACAACCAAGCGCACCTCAGCGACCGTCGGCCGCATCCCTTGCTACCGCCACCGGAGGGATGGAGATGAAGGCGACCTGCCGAGGTACGCCGCCGATTCGTGCCTAGATCTCGATGGGTTGTGCTGGACTGCTGGCCTCCTCTGCCTCTTTGGCGTCACCGATGACGCCGACCACCGAGGCAGGGGCCTGccctcctctgcctcttctttGAAGGGGACCTGCAG CCACCGGAGGGTATCACGGATCTGTGAAGAAAGCTTTGGTGCAG TTGCAGGCGAAATCTAA
- the LOC127302673 gene encoding uncharacterized protein isoform X5: MGWPLRSCSRRSDAGTAAAAAGQRGDDGRTTKRTSATVGRIPCYRHRRDGDEGDLPRYAADSCLDLDGLCWTAGLLCLFGVTDDADHRGRGLPSSASSLKGTCSHRRVSRICEESFGAVLRTPDQ, from the exons ATGGGATGGCCGCTGAGAAGCTGCAGTCGGCGGTCAGACGCGGGGACGGCGGCTGCAGCCGCCGGTCAGCGCGGGGACGATGGACGGACAACCAAGCGCACCTCAGCGACCGTCGGCCGCATCCCTTGCTACCGCCACCGGAGGGATGGAGATGAAGGCGACCTGCCGAGGTACGCCGCCGATTCGTGCCTAGATCTCGATGGGTTGTGCTGGACTGCTGGCCTCCTCTGCCTCTTTGGCGTCACCGATGACGCCGACCACCGAGGCAGGGGCCTGccctcctctgcctcttctttGAAGGGGACCTGCAG CCACCGGAGGGTATCACGGATCTGTGAAGAAAGCTTTGGTGCAG TGTTGAGAACACCAGACCAGTGA
- the LOC127302673 gene encoding uncharacterized protein isoform X3, which translates to MGWPLRSCSRRSDAGTAAAAAGQRGDDGRTTKRTSATVGRIPCYRHRRDGDEGDLPRYAADSCLDLDGLCWTAGLLCLFGVTDDADHRGRGLPSSASSLKGTCSHRRVSRICEESFGAGAVLSYEM; encoded by the exons ATGGGATGGCCGCTGAGAAGCTGCAGTCGGCGGTCAGACGCGGGGACGGCGGCTGCAGCCGCCGGTCAGCGCGGGGACGATGGACGGACAACCAAGCGCACCTCAGCGACCGTCGGCCGCATCCCTTGCTACCGCCACCGGAGGGATGGAGATGAAGGCGACCTGCCGAGGTACGCCGCCGATTCGTGCCTAGATCTCGATGGGTTGTGCTGGACTGCTGGCCTCCTCTGCCTCTTTGGCGTCACCGATGACGCCGACCACCGAGGCAGGGGCCTGccctcctctgcctcttctttGAAGGGGACCTGCAG CCACCGGAGGGTATCACGGATCTGTGAAGAAAGCTTTGGTGCAG GGGCTGTTTTGAGCTATGAGATGTGA
- the LOC127302673 gene encoding uncharacterized protein isoform X8 — MDGQPSAPQRPSAASLATATGGMEMKATCRATGGYHGSVKKALVQLQAKSKIALWQSTLYEYHESLEEVSVFFVLVCVQLWLFWFFMVKYLMFYVHGGRQLYSYTRQNEILELQSLY, encoded by the exons ATGGACGGACAACCAAGCGCACCTCAGCGACCGTCGGCCGCATCCCTTGCTACCGCCACCGGAGGGATGGAGATGAAGGCGACCTGCCGAG CCACCGGAGGGTATCACGGATCTGTGAAGAAAGCTTTGGTGCAG TTGCAGGCGAAATCTAAAATTGCTCTTTGGCAGTCAACTCTATATGAGTATCATGAATCACTCGAAGAGGTTTCTGTTTTCTTT gttcttgTATGTGTTCAGCTGTGGCTTTTTTGGTTCTTTAT GGTCAAATATCTGATGTTCTATGTTCATGGTGGAAGACAGCTCTACTCATATACTAGACAGAATGAGATTCTTGAGTTACAG AGTCTGTATTGA